In Cytobacillus oceanisediminis, the following proteins share a genomic window:
- the recJ gene encoding single-stranded-DNA-specific exonuclease RecJ, translating to MLHSRTRWIVRQTQEDKVQQLSKELNIAPLAASLLINRGMDTVDSARYFLLDKDQEFHDPFLMTDMAKAVSRIKEAIEKQEPILIFGDYDADGVTSTSVMMMALRDLGADVQFYIPNRFTEGYGPNIPAFEHAADTGIRLIITVDTGISAVNEAKAAKELGMDLIITDHHEPGPELPEAWAIVHPKHPDSRYPFRELAGVGVAFKLAHALYGELPDHLLEIAAIGTIADLVSLTGENRLIAKRGIQKLKSTKNTGLNALFKAAGIELPSISEETIGFTIGPRLNAAGRLESADPAVDLLLTKDPYEAQAIAEEIEMLNKERQAIVNDIAAQAVKEVETNFPISENSVIVVGKEGWNAGVIGIVASKLVEKFYRPAIVLSYDSEKRLAKGSARSIEGFDLFKNLSECRDILPHFGGHPMAAGMTLSIESVDDLRDRLNTLANEQLTEEDFIPVTSIDGVFHLKDISLSSIEEMHLLAPFGMGNPKPKVMIKDANIAAMRKIGSDQTHIKITIENDGSSLDGIGFGLGHLHEHISPYSKLSVIGELSINEWNNIKKPQIFLQDMAVNSWQLFDIRSLKRLERLQNVIPLENTTWIFFNEEHISKFRTYAGENMVKITSEEDAEALRLEGSNIVLADLPPSKEMLAHVFSGKKPARIYAHFYKEDSDYFSTIPTRDHFKWYFALIAKKGSIDIRRHGNDIAKHKGWSRETVDFMSQVFFELDFVKINNGVISLNNTSIKRDLADSRTYQLKQAQYTLESDLLYSSFQQLKDWFDEVMQGAVKLEEAKEEKWT from the coding sequence TTTCCAGAATAAAAGAAGCAATTGAAAAACAGGAACCTATCTTAATTTTTGGTGATTATGATGCGGATGGAGTGACAAGCACTTCTGTCATGATGATGGCACTTAGAGATCTCGGTGCTGACGTCCAATTCTACATACCGAATCGATTTACTGAAGGCTATGGACCAAATATCCCGGCTTTTGAACATGCCGCTGATACCGGCATCCGTTTAATTATTACTGTAGATACAGGGATCTCGGCTGTAAACGAAGCAAAGGCTGCAAAAGAGCTTGGAATGGATTTGATTATTACAGATCACCATGAGCCTGGCCCGGAGCTTCCGGAAGCATGGGCAATTGTGCATCCTAAGCATCCGGACAGCAGATACCCATTCCGGGAACTGGCCGGAGTTGGAGTAGCATTTAAGCTTGCACATGCGCTATATGGTGAACTGCCTGATCACCTTTTGGAAATAGCTGCAATTGGCACAATTGCCGACCTTGTTTCTTTAACGGGAGAGAACAGGCTTATTGCCAAGCGCGGGATTCAAAAGCTGAAATCAACTAAGAATACAGGTTTGAATGCCTTGTTTAAAGCGGCAGGAATCGAACTTCCATCCATTAGTGAAGAAACAATCGGCTTTACAATCGGGCCTCGCCTCAATGCGGCCGGCAGGCTTGAAAGTGCGGATCCTGCAGTGGATTTGCTCCTGACAAAAGATCCTTATGAAGCACAAGCCATTGCTGAAGAAATTGAAATGTTAAATAAAGAGAGGCAAGCTATTGTCAATGACATAGCAGCTCAAGCGGTTAAAGAGGTCGAAACAAATTTTCCAATCAGTGAGAATTCAGTAATTGTTGTAGGCAAAGAAGGCTGGAATGCCGGTGTAATCGGAATAGTAGCTTCGAAGCTTGTTGAAAAGTTTTACCGCCCGGCCATTGTTCTCAGTTATGACAGTGAAAAAAGGCTGGCAAAGGGATCAGCAAGAAGTATAGAAGGTTTTGATCTGTTCAAAAATCTTTCTGAATGCCGGGATATCCTTCCTCACTTTGGAGGGCATCCAATGGCGGCAGGAATGACCTTGTCAATTGAATCGGTCGATGACCTCAGGGATAGACTGAATACTCTTGCAAATGAACAGCTGACCGAGGAGGATTTTATTCCCGTAACCAGCATTGATGGTGTCTTCCATCTAAAAGATATCAGCCTCTCTTCTATAGAGGAAATGCATCTGCTCGCTCCATTTGGAATGGGAAATCCAAAACCGAAAGTCATGATAAAAGATGCCAATATTGCCGCTATGAGAAAAATCGGATCTGATCAAACTCATATAAAGATCACCATTGAGAATGATGGGTCTTCCCTTGATGGGATAGGCTTTGGCCTCGGACATTTGCATGAGCATATTTCACCATATTCCAAGCTATCGGTTATTGGCGAATTATCCATTAATGAATGGAATAATATTAAAAAACCGCAAATCTTCCTGCAGGATATGGCAGTGAACTCCTGGCAGCTATTCGATATCCGGAGTTTAAAGCGGCTCGAAAGGCTTCAAAACGTCATTCCCTTGGAAAACACAACATGGATCTTTTTTAATGAGGAACATATATCCAAGTTCAGGACATATGCAGGGGAAAACATGGTGAAAATAACATCTGAAGAGGATGCTGAAGCTTTAAGACTAGAAGGCTCAAACATCGTGCTTGCTGATTTGCCGCCTTCAAAGGAAATGCTTGCTCATGTATTCTCTGGAAAAAAACCTGCCAGAATTTATGCTCATTTTTATAAAGAGGATAGTGACTATTTCAGCACTATTCCAACAAGAGATCATTTTAAGTGGTATTTTGCCCTGATTGCTAAAAAAGGCTCGATCGATATCAGGCGTCATGGGAATGACATAGCCAAGCATAAGGGATGGAGCAGGGAAACGGTAGATTTTATGTCTCAAGTGTTTTTTGAATTGGATTTTGTTAAAATAAACAATGGTGTTATTTCGTTAAACAATACATCAATTAAACGTGATTTAGCTGATTCGCGAACCTATCAGCTTAAACAGGCACAATACACTCTTGAGAGCGATTTGCTCTATTCATCCTTTCAGCAGCTCAAAGACTGGTTTGATGAAGTTATGCAAGGGGCTGTAAAACTTGAGGAGGCAAAGGAAGAAAAATGGACTTAA
- a CDS encoding adenine phosphoribosyltransferase: MDLKQYITIVEDWPKPGIKFKDITTLMDNGEAYKYATDQIVEYAREKKIDLVVGPEARGFIIGCPVAYSLGVGFAPVRKEGKLPRDTVKVNYGLEYGKDVLTIHKDAIKPGQRVLITDDLLATGGTIDATIQLVEELGGVVAGIAFLIELTYLDGRKKLDNYDILTLMQY; the protein is encoded by the coding sequence ATGGACTTAAAACAGTATATAACAATTGTTGAAGATTGGCCGAAGCCAGGCATAAAATTTAAAGATATTACAACACTTATGGACAACGGTGAAGCGTATAAATATGCGACTGACCAAATTGTGGAATATGCCCGTGAAAAGAAGATTGACCTTGTTGTTGGCCCGGAAGCCCGCGGATTCATCATCGGTTGCCCTGTAGCTTATTCATTAGGTGTAGGTTTTGCCCCTGTCCGCAAAGAAGGAAAACTTCCCCGTGATACAGTCAAGGTTAATTATGGCCTTGAATATGGCAAAGATGTTTTAACCATTCATAAAGATGCCATCAAACCCGGGCAAAGAGTCCTGATCACTGACGACCTCCTTGCGACAGGCGGAACAATCGATGCAACCATCCAGCTGGTTGAAGAACTTGGCGGAGTAGTGGCAGGTATTGCATTCCTTATCGAATTAACATACCTTGACGGCCGTAAGAAGCTCGACAACTACGATATTCTGACATTGATGCAGTATTAA